The Bos mutus isolate GX-2022 chromosome 11, NWIPB_WYAK_1.1, whole genome shotgun sequence nucleotide sequence CGTACCAGGGTTGGAGCGAGTGATGTCCACTACGTGCGTGCATGCGCTCAACTGATTCAACGTCTCCAGCAGCTGGTTGGTCTTACGATACAGCGCTCCAGCAGCAAGCTCGCTGCCAGGGCCCtcgtggggtgggagagagagttTGGCCACGTGCAGAGGGGGCAGGGCTGCTAAGGATGCCTTCATCTGGGCTCCCTGTGAGCGAAGTGGGAAGAAGAGTGGTGGTAAGAAGTGCCGGACAGCCCTACCGTCTATCAGCGGCGAGGTACCCTCTCTGTGACCTCCTCACCTTGAGGGTGCTGTTCTCGTGCTGGAGCTGGGAGATGTGCAGCCTCATGGCAGAGATCTGCTGAAGCAGCAGTGGTGAGTCCTTCACCAGCCCGGGGCCTGGCACAGACCCCGGAGCCTGTCCAGGGGCACCTCCTACGGGGACCACAACAAATGTCATGAGCCCCAGGTGGGAAGGGTTGAAGGTGGGTTCCATTCCTACCCATCCCCCTTCCTTATCCGCTGCTACCTCCAGTCTTGATTGCTCCCAAGGGGGCGGTCTCGCCCTGCTCCCCCAGCCCCAATTCCCACCAACCCTGTTAACCCCCCCAGCAGGTTGGCTCTCTACCTCGCTGTTGTTCTTCTGCGCTCAGGACAGCCCATGGGGGAGcaggaaaagaggagagaggaattaGATGGTATGGTGGTGAGGGGGACACACCAGAAGAATCCTGGTCACGCAGGAAGACATTTTTCCTCATCACCATACCTTCTCTAACAAAATCCTGTCTTTGCGATCGGGGAAAGAGGAAATACGTGTGAAAGAAAGATAGAAAAGGGCAGTCAGGCCACGATACAAGCTGCAACACGTGAGGAAGATGGCAGCGGCAGTGTGCGTTGGAGCAAACACTTGAGGCACGAGGCTGTTCCTGCCTCCCCGCCCTACATTCCATCTCCCAGAAGGGCAGACGGACCGCTCCTGAGACCCTGACACGTCTGCACCCTTAGTCCTCCCCACCGGCAGAACTTAACTGAGCATGAAGACACGTACCCATTTCTTCAGGTTCCCCATTGCGCTAAGACAAAAGTCACCCTTTTTTGGGGCAAAGTTCCAGAAATTAAAAACCggtctttggggcttccctggtggctcagtgacaaagaatccacctgccaatgcaggagacacgggtttgatccctggtccgggaagatcccacatgctgcagagcagctaagcctgtgagccacaacaactggtctgtgctctggagcctgcgaaatgcaactactgagcccatgtgttgcaaccactgaagcccttgtgccctagagcccaggctgcacaacagaagccactgcagtgagaagcctgtgcactgtgACGCAAAGAAGCTCCCACTCACTAGAGAGAGTCTGTGcagcgacgaagacccagcacagctgaaaattaagtcagtaaaattattaaaaaaaaaaaaaagaaccagtatGTGTTTAAAGAGCCTATGCTAGGAtgcccttggtggtccagtggttgagaatccgccttccaatgcaggaaacgcatgTTTAATTCCTTGTCAAAGAACagagatcccgcatgctgcaaggCTACTGAACCTACACATCGCAACTAGAGGAGCCTGTCCCTGCACAAGACCCAGtgcaactgaaaaagaaaaaaaaaaaaaaagcctatgctAAAACAACACAATATGGTAATTCTGTCCCCTCCCAAGGAACACGGAAGCATCTGACTCACAGGAGTCTAAAGACAAGAAGATACTTGGTCACCTTCCAGAGTCAAGCAGCACCAGTGATGGGGGCTTTGACGAGGACAAGACCCTAGGTGAGGCCAACTGACAAGACAAGCACAGAGGGGAGTTCTAGAGATCCTGCAGGTTTAATTCCACTTCAAGGAGTTTGTCTTCTGGAGGTGAGAAAGGGAAGTAAGAAACTAGAGAGTGAACAAAAAACATACTACATGGTAGATGAGAATCAAGATAGCAGTGGCCACCTCCTTGTCAGGAAACTGGGGAGACGAGGCCTGGAAGCCAGAAAAACTCCAGGTAAGGAGCCCTGACCACACTATGAGAGCAGGCAAAGGTCAGAACATAAGCCCCAAGTGGAACTGGGAGAATTCAGCACTGGAAGAGAGGACCACACTATAGGGTGAAGTGACGTGAACGCTGGAGAAATGCAGTGCCCCCGCAGAGCACCAGGCACCACTGGATCCCACAGCAGATGCCCTGGTCTGCTGCAGGCTGATGACCTCCTGGAATACAGGGTGGGGACAGAAAGGCCAGACGGCAGACCCAGGAGGGAGAGCTACTGGAATTCTGAGTTTCACTGACATCTTGGTGAGGCCCCACTGCCCCACCTTGGCCAAAGGAACTCTGCACACATCTTCAGAAGAACTAAAAACTTGGTGAAAGTTGCTACAGAGTGAAACCGGGCAAGCATGTTCCTGGCTGAACATCCAGCTGTGGGTGGTGGGGCGCGGGGGAGAAAAGTCAAACGGAGACCAAGGACAGGAGTGGGGACATTCAATCTCCTCTGGGCTGGTGCTGCCTGCTCCATGGCACTCACCCCCAGCAATGCCAGAGACCAGGGTGGCAATACCCGAGGGAGGGGGCCCCCGGAGCCCCTCAATCGTGCGCTTGGACTGGCTGTTCAATCGCTGCTTTAACtctgccttctctgcctccaGCTGGTCGATGTCAGCCTGAAGTGCATCCATGGTCTCCTCAAACTCTCTGTGAAAGAGAACCTGGGCTTGGGCAGTGTCCCCTCCCCAACGGCCCCGCCCCCCTTTCTCTGTCCCGACAGGTTCTGAGGGCAGCCCTGCTGGCCAGGAGCCAGGGGCAGAAGAGGCTCAGATTGGGGTGAGACAGTGGTGCTGTCAGCTGGGAAGGAGATGGCCTCTGTCCCCCTGGGGAGGCTCACTCCCAGAGGGCCTGGGTTAGGAGGCAGGGAGCTGCTCGCAGGAGGGAGCGTGGAGTGAACAGGGGCCGGGGAGGTGCCTGACTTCTCCTTCTTCCGCAGCAGCGTTTGGGTCTCCTCCAGCCGAGTCTGGACTTTCTCAATGCGCTCATCTGCATCCTTGGCAGCACTGTCCAGCTTCTTCTCCAGGAGGCTCAGCCGCACATTGGCCTCACTGAGCTCTTCCCCCTGGACGAGGATGGAGCGTGTCCAGTCTTACACTTCCCATGACCGCCCCTAACCCAAGACCTGGGACAGACCATGAGATAGCAAGCTCCCACAAGAACGCCCACTGATCACAGGTGCCACTGCTTCCCCTCAGTCCTCAACCCCTCTCAGTCACAATAAACACTCACTGCCTCCCTGTGCCCCTGCTATTTCCTGGCCTTTCAGATCCTGAGCCTCCCCTATTCTCACCTTGATCTTCAGTGACTTCTTCAGCTCTTTAATAACTGTCTCTCGATCCTCAAGCTTCAAACCCAGGCCTTCAGCATCCGTGATCTCTGCACGAAGAGCCGCAGCCCGCAGCTCAACTGGGGGAGGCTAAGGGGCAGAgtgaggggcagagggcagggttaTCAAGGCTCTCCTTTCAGAGGGATCCAGTCAAACAGAAAATCTTCCTCCTTGCCTTTTAAGCAAGAGGAAGGTGCTCCCCAAATTCCTGCCTCCCAGCCCTCCCACAGTGAGCAGCAGCTCCCAAGTCCTGCTCCTCCTGGCTCCTGCAGTTCCCTCCAAGGAACGACCCACCTTGCTAGGGGGCCGCTCGGCATCGTACTCTCCCTCCTGCATGGCTGTGGCCAACTTGTTCATAGTGCTGATGAGGAGACTGCATGACTGGCGCAGACACTCATAGGGGTTGCTGGAGGGGGTCCCGTAGATCTGCAGGTGTCAACAGCAGTAGTGAAAACCCCACACTGGCCACCTGACTCTCCCATCACCACCTTCTGCCCAGCCAAGCCAGCTCACCTGCTCGCTTGCTTTGAAAGCCAGCTCCTCCAGGGCAGCCACAGGCAGTCCCTCGTTCTCTGCCAGTGGGGCAATGAGCTGGGCAGCAGCTGCTGCCACCTCCTGCAGCACCGCCACCACCCACGTCAAGTGTTTTCTGCAGTCGAGGAGTGTGTCAGATACCTGTGCAATGGGCCAGAGTCAGGAGCCCACTCTGGGCTCAACGCCACAGCGCCCAGCTACCTCAGAACCATTCCTGTCCCCCGACCAGATCTAGATCGCAACATGCTGCGCCCCTCCTGGTTCTGCTCACAGTTTCCTTCCCGTCCCCCTTCACAGCCCTAAACCTGTGGTCCAAAAGCCAGTGCAGCCGGGATCCCAGGCGCATCCGTCCCTGGCATCCGCCGCCGGATCTTCTTGCAGAACTGGCGGGTATCACTGCACGAAGTTTCCAGGTCCCGTAGCAGGAGGGCAATATCTGAAGCCTCCTGCCCACCCTACTCGGAACAGGAGACAGACGGGAAGCCAAGTCAGAATTAGGGCTGGGGGCAAGAAGGTGGGGACTCTGAAGGAAGAGGAACTCCAACAGATCTGGTTGCGCTCTCACCTGCAAGAAGGCCCGTAGCCGTCCCACCTCCACACTCATGCAGTCCAGGGCACTCTGGGTAAACTGTGAAGACAGAAGCAGGTGGCTGTCAGCCTCCAACGGGGCCCTTCTGCCCCATTAACGTCTCTAAAGAAGTCTCCCTCCTTGGCTGACCCCATCCATCAGTGAGCTCTCTGGCTTCCCTGACCTGGCCTTAGTGACCCTGTTCCTTATGTGACACCCTTTGTGGGTGTGATCTGATGTCTTTCATTTCCAATCTCTACAAGGGGCTCAACCATTGGCCCAAACACCTCACCTTAATGTGGTCAGCCAGCTGCATGGTACTGTCCTCAGGTTGTTCAGCAAGGTGGATGCTGTATAGATGCTGAGGAGGGATGGCAAATGAACAGTCTTTAGGCCTTGGAAGAACGAAGCATGCTTCCCAAACTGGAGTTTGAGCCCCAGTGATCAAGGGACTCCAGAGGTATGAAAGAATCCAAAACCCTCAAGGAACTGGATCCTAAGGTGAGTTCATCTAAGAGTTTCACGCCTTCAGCCTGGGACATACAACCCTGGCTACACTGGAAACATCCCCAGAAGAAACCCTCGCTCCTCCTGTGCTAAGCCTCAATTCTCGCCCCAGACCTGGTAGTACTTGATGGCCTTGGTGAGAGGCTCTACGTTGACAGTCTCATCCAGCTGGTCCTTGTGCAGCAGCTCAATGAGGAAGTCCAAGGAGCGTTCGTGGGCACTCATCTCAGGGTAGAGGCTGCCCACCTTCTTATACACGTCCACACTGCACTGAGAGAGGGCACTGGAGACCAGAGAAGGGCCCTGTGAGGCCAGAGTCTACAAGGCAACCTCAGTTCCAGCCAATCTAGGACCCACGGCCCTGCCATGGAGGTCAGGGATCACTTACTGCTCGTAACGATGAAGTGTGGCCTGCAGCAAACTCAGTGAATACACCAGCCCAGCAGCAAAGCTGAGCTGCTCCCCTGCAGCGCCGCGAAGTCCTGGCCGCTCTGAACAGCTCTCACTTAGTTCAAACTTTTCCTGGGCCTGCTTCCGGATTAGCTCTGCCTGTGGGAAGAAGCACCAGAGACGTGGGGCTCAGAGCAGAGGATGGAGAACACAGACTCAGGAGTACAGAGAGCTGAGCAACTGTGGAGGGCATGAAGACACGGGAGAGAAGGCAGAAACAGCTTTTAGACGGGCAGGGAGTCGCACATGGGCAAAGGGCGATGTGACTGCTGGTGCTGACGGAGATTCGGATGCGGGCTGACAGGGCAGCAGGACCAGTGGGACCAGCTCCTTCCTACCTTAAAGCTgctgctccctctgcctttcCAACTACAGCGTGATCCTGACAGTTATCCCCCACAAACTCCAGTCATCTTCGGGTCTCACCTCAAATGTTACTCCTTCAGTAATAGCCCACTGTCTCCATCAGCTTCCCAGCTGTGCTCTCTCCCAGACACTACCTCCGCTTCACAAGCTGCATCTCCCCTTCATAAAACGCCATCTGTGACATACATCTGTCTGTGATTCTGCGTCCCTGTACTACGTCATAAACCCTGAGAGCAGGACAACGACTGCCACCTCTGCTTGGTGCCCCCAGTGCCTGGCTCACGGCAAGCTCAGCAGCCCCCTGCTGGGAATGTGGCTGACAGACCGTACCTTGCAAATGAGTCGAGGCATGAGCAGCAGCACCAGGACGCAGTCATGGTCCCCACCTGGCCGAAGGAAACTGTCAGGCATGAAGGCTGTCAACAGGGACATGTGCCGGTTGGCCTGGGCCACCTCCATCTGCCTCAACTCCATCTCAATTGCCTGTGAGCGAGACAGGGGAGTGGGTTCTCAGCTAGGCTGCGGAGAACCTCCTAACCTCCATCCCACGTTCCAATGTGTCTCCTGCTTCTAGGGCAGGCCCGGCCAGGAGTCTTCCAAACCACCACACAAAGCACTCCCAACTCCAGGAACCCGAAGGTCAGAACCCCACAGCAGATCAGCCCATGGCCTCACCCAGGCTGGGGTCTCCAACACCCACCCCTCTCCAGCTCACCCACTTTCCTGACCTTAGCATGAGCCTTAGTCTCAGCAAACTTGATCTTGAAGTCAAAAGTCTCTggaggtggctgctgctgcctctCCACGGATGCTTCCTGCTGGTTTGTCAGTGCCCGATTCACATCCTGGGGGCAAGGATGGGCGACAAGACACAGCTGAGTCACGGGGGAAGCCCTGGGGCGATTGTGGGCAGAGAGCAGTGGGTGTGCAGGCACCTGCAGGTGGGCAGTCAGCTGGCGGTACTTCTTGATGGTCTGCTGATAGTCTGCGACTGTCTCCTGGGCCGCTTCCACACGCTTCTGGGCATCCCGCACCTGGGCACCTGCCATATCTAGCTGCTCCCGCAGCTCCAGTTCTGTCTCACGTGCATTCTCCTGCAGTTCATCGTTCATTTCATTTATTGCTTCCTGGGAGACAAGGTAGTTGGGGCAAAGAAAAGTCAGAGTCAGGGTAGCAGGCCAGGGTGGGTTCACTCACTACACACCCTACCCAAAGATCAGGGATCACGTCAATCCTTCTCATGGCAAGTCTCTTCCCAAGACCCTCCATCAGGGTTATAAGTCAGCAGTCTGCTCTTCTCTTACCAAGTCCCCCACCGTCTCCTTCAGTTTGCGCACTTTCTCTTCCAGATCCAGGTTCCGGTCTGTCAGCGTCTCTACCATCTCCTCAGCCCCCAGAGCAGCATCTACCTGTGTTAGACAGCGCAAACAAGGAGAAGGATTGAAAGGTGCCAAGACAGAGGAGACATCAGAAGGCGAGCATCGCAGTGCTCTGGGCAAGGGCTTGGGCTGCTCAGACCTGCTCCTTGAGCTCATCAATGGTGCGCTCTGCCTGGCTCAGCTCCTCCTGCAGACGCTCCCGCTGTTGCCTCACAACTTCCAGCTCTTGGTTCTTCTTTTCCATGAGCTTCTGGAGTTTCACATGCTCCTGCTTCTCTGAGGAAGAAAGATCCCGCATTCTGTGGGAAAATGgcaagagagaagaagaaagaccAGGTATCAAGAGTCACTCACGGATTTGGAGACAGGAGAGTGAGCCTGGCAATGAGGACCCTACCTCACTAGGGCATCCTTCAAGCGGGCATTCTGCTCCTCAAGCTGCTTGAGCTGATAACTGGACGCGGCACCATCTGAGCCTGGGGAAGACCATTCATACTTTCAGTCAGGGGTCCAACCCCATCATTTGGCCCCTGGCAGCTCCTGGCCCCTTACCCTTCTCTTCAATCTCAGCTTTGAGGATTTCCAAGTCGGTAGTGAGCTCTTCCACACGCTCCCTCAGCACCTCGGCCTCCTGCTGTAGGGACTCAGCCCGCTCTTCAGCCATCTCCTTGTCCAGAGTGGCCATTTCGATGGCATCAGCAGTGTCAGCCATCTCCTCCATGTAGCGTTCCTTTGCCTCTAGGGCCTCCTTGGCTTCCTGAAGAGAAGTGACGGTTGGGGGTACGATCACAGAGATGCCTCACGAACCCCTTTTCACAGGATAGTCCAGGCTCCAGTTCCAGCTTCCAGCACTTCCTTGGGCCCCTTGCCTCCCCAGACACCCTCTTCATCCCAAGTCCCACCTTCCGAGCCTCCTTGAGGCGCCGCTGCAGGTCTGCCTGCTGCTCCTGCATTTTGCTTTTCCATTCCTGCACCTGCTCCAGCTGGATCTTGTGTTTCTCCAGCTCTTTTAGTTTTGCCTTGTCTTCTGCACGTTTCAGCCGTAGGGTCTCCAGTTTCTCCTCCAGGTCCCGCACCTGGGCCCTcagcccctcctcttcctgcaAAGGAGAGACCCTTCAGTCTGTGCACAGCCTCCCCACTTTTCCCCATCAAGACTGAGCTGGAGAGGAAGGACAGCAATGTGTGCAGAAGTCATTCCAGGTCCAGGGCCAAAGCAAGTGgcatacaaatatctgtgaagagCCCAATCCCTATGGGGGAAGTGtggaaaggcagagaggaaagggTGGCTTAGCCAGTAATGGGATACTTATATGCTGGGACCCCACCCTTCTAATCCAAGGTTCTGGGTCTCCCTCAACCCGGGGAAACTTCTAAGAGCCTGTCAGGGGTCACAGGCCCCTTTGTGTCTTGGTTCTTCTTTGCTCCAACCCCAGATCTTACCTTAGAGGGGGAAGGAAGTGGGAGTGCTGCTCCAGGAGAGGTGAGGGCCGGCGTGGGGATGATGGGCGCTGCCAGCGGAGTCTGAGCTGGGGTGCTGGGCTCACTGCTGCTCAGCTCACCTGCTGATGCTGAGCCAGAGGGGCCCAGGGAACCACTGGCCCCGGCTACCCCAGTGCTGGCCGGGCGGGTGGGCTATTCCGAGAGGGCAGGGGCAGACCAGAAAAAGTGTAGGGGACAGGGGTGGTAAAAGAGTGAGACAGAATACGAGCATGCGGtgaaggaagtgacagaggaggagaaaggcaaAGAGTATCACAGGACAGTGAGAACAGAGAAACAGTATGGGCAGAGGGGAAGTGCCACAGTCAGAGGCAGTGACAAAGGGCCGGGCGGGATTTGGGTCGGGGGGTGGCgggagagggagggacggagaAAGACATAAGGTTACAAGACTCCTCCCTTGGCACTGACCCCACATTCCTCCAAGGTCTAGCACCACCCTGATAGGGCAGAAGCCCTCACTCCCTTGACCATTCCTTTTGTGACCCACTTGTAATCATTGTAGCAATTTCTTAATACTCCCAGTGCTACTGTTGCTCTGGGCCTGTACCCACCTCCCCCAGAGGGAACAAGCGCCTCAGTGTCATTCCCAGAGAGAAAGAACAGACTGATCTCTAATTTTCACGTTCCCAGAGAAGGCTGGGCTAAAACTGGGGGTCCTGGGCTCTACACTTTGATAAAAACCTCAAGCTCATCCTCCTCCCCCTGGTCTATTTCAGGGGATCCTTCAAGTAAAAGGGCCAGGGTGAAAGTCGTAATCCTTGGCTCTCCTCTGAAACAAGGTCCATACCGCCAACCCATCTGTCACCTCCCTCCTCCAAGACAGAGGGGCTCTAATCAGGTGACAGTACCGGGTCCCTGTGGAGCTGAGGTGCTAGAGCAGACGGCCTGCCCAGTGCTCCTCCCTGGAGCACCGAGCCCTGAAGGCCTCCCAGTGGGCTGACACCCAGAGACCACACGCTATCCATGGACGCCCCCACCCGAGGGGGCCTTTCACAGACACACCCACCTCCGTAGCCCCTGACATTCCAAgttctttttcacatttcctctaattccccaccccttccccaacaacacacacaccccccccacaAAAGCCAGTCAAAAGCAGCTGGAAGATGCCCTTCTTCAAGAAAGTCTGCCTTGGCTAAGCACAACCACTCTCGTTTCTCTTCTACACTCAAGCTACTGGCTCAGACATGCTCCTAAGAGCTGGAAGGCACCTTCCCAGGAGGGGCCGGTCCTTACCCTCAGCACCCTCACTCCCCTGAAGAGAACCCGGGACACACTGTGACCAACTTACACTTGCTCATACAAAAGGCCACATACATGCACATGCCTAAGGTATCTGTGTCCACTCAGCAGTGGCTGGTACAGAGGCCTGTTTTTTCCTCACCTTGGGCCGCCGAGTTGTAGTCTGGACAGGCAACAGGAGCCAGAGGAGGAGTAGTCAGGAAAGAAAGGATGACAGCAGAAAGACAGACAGCAGAGGGACAGCAATGAGAGCAGAAGCAGCAGACACGAGGCTGCAGTCAGcagcccacccctcctccccgaCCCGGCCCCATGCCCTCCTTCCCGTGAGTCACCTTGATCCTGCTCCAAGAGCTCAGAACTCCTATTTCCCACTGGTTCCTTCTCCCACTTTTATCCTACCCTGGAAATTCTGTCCCCGTCTCCCAGGCTGAGCCACAGGAGACCAAAGCCAGCAGCTAGTAGAGAGGGTCTCCAGAGACCAGAGAGGAGTCCTCTCACAGCCACCTCTCCCACTCCAGCCCAGAGCCCCGCCCATCCACCACTCCCAAGGACTTTCCCAGGTCAGCCCCTTCCTTTGAGTGCTAGATTCCATACAGGACTCCTGAGAAATACCACGTGACAAGAATGATGATACAAGCCTAGAAGTGAGTGAAACCAGCTAGGGGAGATCAGGTCCCCAAGGGAGCACAGTGCGGCCacacgccccacccccaccctcttccccagGACCAGTTCCTGCAGCAGTCCCCATCCCCAGGGCAGAGGGCTCAGGTGTCACGACCATGAATATTGCATTAGCCAGAAGCCCAGAGATCAGCAAAGTGACCCCACCCGACTGCAagaaaggaggtgggggtgggcagcagcACAGGGAAACTACTGCCCTACACCAGATCGGAGACCAACCACCCCGCACTATTGCAAAGTGATAAACACATGATTAACTCCAACTCCCAAACAGTATTCTTGATACCCAGGGTCTCAGAGCTCTGGCAAACACAAGATTTGGCCTGGGCCCTTCTAGGTCTCCAAGGAGACCAACCCCCACGTCTACTACCCTGGGCTAAGCCTCCATAACTGTGTCACAAACTGTTCTAGAGAAAGCCCCTGACACAGACCCCAGTCGGGGAGGGATGCTAGTATTACAACCAAGTGTCATTCTAGCAAAGGTCGAGTGAGGTAGGCTTGCTAGAGGCACAAAGACATCTGGACCTGCTTCCCTAGATTCTCTCCTAGGAAACACATCCAGAGCCAGTTTGCAGCAAAAGCTGCCTGAAGCTCAAGCTGGTGAGGCCACTGGGTACAAGGCCCAAAACACAGATTCAGAGCCAAGAGCAGGAAGGCTAGGGAGCAAACGCCCAGGGTGTGGGGCATGGCAGTGACACACACTCTCCCTGCCCCCCGCCTTCATCCCCATCCTCGTCCCCCAACCAGACAGAGCAAGTCagtcagcccccacccccaccccagcagcctGCTGCCACCATCACGCTGGCAGCCTGGCAGCAGGACCAGAGCAAGCAAGAGTACCTTTCGGGCTGTCGGTGCCTGTCTCATCATTGCAGAAAACCAAAGAAAgccaggagaggaaagagaaggaaggacagaggaggATGGACACACACAGGAAGGACAGgccaagggagggagggaaagagaccGAACAGAGGGAAAGGCGGCGGAGACAGGAGATTAGTGTATCAAATCCCAACAATGCAGCCGCAGCTCCCCGGCCCGGCAGCTCCCCAGCTGGCCAACGGCTGCAGCTCAGATGCGGAAGCCCCCGCCGGTGCACGGTGGGGATGGCCAGGCTCCGGCAGGCACCCGAGAGGCACTCGGGAGGCCCCCGGCCTAGTTCGCCAGCTTAGGCTGACGGCAGCCTCAGTGGCCGCCGCACCAGCTCCACCTGACGTCATGCACCCACCCTCCTCTGCTCCACGAGGGGTGGAGCCACTGCTCCTCAGTCACCTAGCAACCACCAGCTCTgatggctcctcctcctcctcctcctgaatGGACAAAGTCCTCTGCTAAACCCACCctgcttccttctccaaagaacagGTCCTGGCTGGCTCCTCCCTCTCCCGCATCCCCAAGGATTTGCTCAAAGAAATTGGGCTGGGGGTCCGTCCCATTTCTGTGATGACAGCTCTGGAACCAGGGTATCACTGGACAGGGACATGGGACCTCACTGCTTCATCAGGCCTCTCTCATACTCACACCCCCCTCAGTCTACAACCCCATCAACTCTGCTTCTGTCTCTTATACACACAGATGATATCCTGCTGGTGGCTCATCAGGCGTACACACCCAGCACTCCTGCATCGGCTCTGCGGGGCACACTAAGAAACCCAGAGAACATTCCATCTGGGCAGTAGCAGCTCTAATGACAGCATCTGGCTCCTTTCCCAACTCTCCCTGGGTTGTGGGCAGGTTAGAGCCTGTCTCTAAAGAGCTTCCAGAAAGGACTGGGCACCTTGCAGAGACATCTGGGTCCTCTCTTCCACGCTGCCCCTCAGAGTTCCTTCTTTTGTTCTGGTGCTAGCTCCCTGTTTCCTGTGTTAAGTGATGTGCTGTGAGAGAGCCACTGGAGAGAAATAACTAGGGAAGGACTTGACAACTTGACTGACACTCTGCACCATGACCCAAGGAGGCGCTGTGCCCCGGCGCAGGCAGCCTAGGCTAGGCTTTGCCACATTTCCCTAGTCAGCCGCCAAAAATATCCAGATCTGGGCATGGCTCACATCCCACCCATGGTCGGATCAGACTGCAGCCAGAACCCCTCCATAGACAGTAGACTGCAGGTCCATGCTCTTCTCTATTTGGGGTCTAATGCAAGATGGGAGCCCCAACCAGGAGCCAATAATCAAGGGAAGAAGCCAAGTTCCTGGAATGGGTCCAGTATCCTTTAGAGAATTATCTTCCTTCTTACACCCCCACTCCCTCCAAAGCCAGGACCCCCAAGCAAGTACCATTATGTCATCTCTTCCAAGGCAAGACTCCAAAGTGAGGACCCACCACCAACCAGAAATCAAAATAGAGAAGTTTTACTCTCTCCTCCCACTGCCCCAGTCTAACAGCTCTCCATGCAGAGTCAGAAGGTCCTGACACAGATGGGTAACAAGGAAATCACAGAACTTCatacacacagcacagcacatacaggTCAGACAGGCACATGCAGCTCAGAGACGGCTTGGGCACAGCCCAAAGGCATGAACTGGTGTGGGGAAGTGGTCAT carries:
- the DCTN1 gene encoding dynactin subunit 1 isoform X6, which translates into the protein MMRQAPTARKTTTRRPKPTRPASTGVAGASGSLGPSGSASAGELSSSEPSTPAQTPLAAPIIPTPALTSPGAALPLPSPSKEEEGLRAQVRDLEEKLETLRLKRAEDKAKLKELEKHKIQLEQVQEWKSKMQEQQADLQRRLKEARKEAKEALEAKERYMEEMADTADAIEMATLDKEMAEERAESLQQEAEVLRERVEELTTDLEILKAEIEEKGSDGAASSYQLKQLEEQNARLKDALVRMRDLSSSEKQEHVKLQKLMEKKNQELEVVRQQRERLQEELSQAERTIDELKEQVDAALGAEEMVETLTDRNLDLEEKVRKLKETVGDLEAINEMNDELQENARETELELREQLDMAGAQVRDAQKRVEAAQETVADYQQTIKKYRQLTAHLQDVNRALTNQQEASVERQQQPPPETFDFKIKFAETKAHAKAIEMELRQMEVAQANRHMSLLTAFMPDSFLRPGGDHDCVLVLLLMPRLICKAELIRKQAQEKFELSESCSERPGLRGAAGEQLSFAAGLVYSLSLLQATLHRYEHALSQCSVDVYKKVGSLYPEMSAHERSLDFLIELLHKDQLDETVNVEPLTKAIKYYQHLYSIHLAEQPEDSTMQLADHIKFTQSALDCMSVEVGRLRAFLQGGQEASDIALLLRDLETSCSDTRQFCKKIRRRMPGTDAPGIPAALAFGPQVSDTLLDCRKHLTWVVAVLQEVAAAAAQLIAPLAENEGLPVAALEELAFKASEQIYGTPSSNPYECLRQSCSLLISTMNKLATAMQEGEYDAERPPSKPPPVELRAAALRAEITDAEGLGLKLEDRETVIKELKKSLKIKGEELSEANVRLSLLEKKLDSAAKDADERIEKVQTRLEETQTLLRKKEKEFEETMDALQADIDQLEAEKAELKQRLNSQSKRTIEGLRGPPPSGIATLVSGIAGEEQQRGGAPGQAPGSVPGPGLVKDSPLLLQQISAMRLHISQLQHENSTLKGAQMKASLAALPPLHVAKLSLPPHEGPGSELAAGALYRKTNQLLETLNQLSACTHVVDITRSNPAAKSPSAQLLEQVAQLKSLSDTIEKLKDEVLKETVSQRPGATVPTDFATFPSSAFLRAKEEQQDDTVYMGKVTFSCAAGLGQRHRLVLTQEQLHQLHDRLIS
- the DCTN1 gene encoding dynactin subunit 1 isoform X7 — encoded protein: MMRQAPTARKTTTRRPKPTRPASTGVAGASGSLGPSGSASAGELSSSEPSTPAQTPLAAPIIPTPALTSPGAALPLPSPSKEEEGLRAQVRDLEEKLETLRLKRAEDKAKLKELEKHKIQLEQVQEWKSKMQEQQADLQRRLKEARKEAKEALEAKERYMEEMADTADAIEMATLDKEMAEERAESLQQEAEVLRERVEELTTDLEILKAEIEEKGSDGAASSYQLKQLEEQNARLKDALVRMRDLSSSEKQEHVKLQKLMEKKNQELEVVRQQRERLQEELSQAERTIDELKEQVDAALGAEEMVETLTDRNLDLEEKVRKLKETVGDLEAINEMNDELQENARETELELREQLDMAGAQVRDAQKRVEAAQETVADYQQTIKKYRQLTAHLQDVNRALTNQQEASVERQQQPPPETFDFKIKFAETKAHAKAIEMELRQMEVAQANRHMSLLTAFMPDSFLRPGGDHDCVLVLLLMPRLICKAELIRKQAQEKFELSESCSERPGLRGAAGEQLSFAAGLVYSLSLLQATLHRYEHALSQCSVDVYKKVGSLYPEMSAHERSLDFLIELLHKDQLDETVNVEPLTKAIKYYQHLYSIHLAEQPEDSTMQLADHIKFTQSALDCMSVEVGRLRAFLQGGQEASDIALLLRDLETSCSDTRQFCKKIRRRMPGTDAPGIPAALAFGPQVSDTLLDCRKHLTWVVAVLQEVAAAAAQLIAPLAENEGLPVAALEELAFKASEQIYGTPSSNPYECLRQSCSLLISTMNKLATAMQEGEYDAERPPSKPPPVELRAAALRAEITDAEGLGLKLEDRETVIKELKKSLKIKGEELSEANVRLSLLEKKLDSAAKDADERIEKVQTRLEETQTLLRKKEKEFEETMDALQADIDQLEAEKAELKQRLNSQSKRTIEGLRGPPPSGIATLVSGIAGGGAPGQAPGSVPGPGLVKDSPLLLQQISAMRLHISQLQHENSTLKGAQMKASLAALPPLHVAKLSLPPHEGPGSELAAGALYRKTNQLLETLNQLSACTHVVDITRSNPAAKSPSAQLLEQVAQLKSLSDTIEKLKDEVLKETVSQRPGATVPTDFATFPSSAFLRAKEEQQDDTVYMGKVTFSCAAGLGQRHRLVLTQEQLHQLHDRLIS